In Bacteroidota bacterium, the following proteins share a genomic window:
- the paaD gene encoding 1,2-phenylacetyl-CoA epoxidase subunit PaaD, with protein MHHPSKDELLNILSGVHDPEIPALDVVEMGIVRNAECSGGAVQVDITPTYSGCPAMRAIEDDIIAALKNEGFEDVLVNTVYSPAWTTEWLTDSAKLKLKINGIAPPGRSAHGVIVILPTIRQSLACPFCESHDTEVRSEFGSTACKSLHYCNNCKQPFEHFKEI; from the coding sequence ATGCACCATCCTTCAAAAGACGAGCTGCTGAATATTCTCTCGGGAGTCCACGACCCTGAAATTCCGGCGCTCGACGTCGTCGAAATGGGGATCGTGAGGAATGCGGAGTGCAGCGGAGGAGCTGTACAGGTGGACATCACGCCGACCTACTCGGGCTGCCCAGCCATGAGAGCGATCGAGGACGATATCATTGCGGCGCTGAAGAATGAAGGGTTTGAAGATGTTCTTGTCAACACCGTGTACTCTCCCGCATGGACAACGGAGTGGTTGACCGATTCCGCCAAACTAAAGCTCAAAATCAACGGGATCGCGCCGCCGGGAAGATCCGCACATGGAGTGATCGTGATCCTTCCGACCATACGTCAGAGTCTTGCGTGTCCTTTTTGCGAATCCCATGATACCGAGGTGAGAAGCGAATTCGGATCGACCGCCTGCAAATCGCTGCACTATTGCAACAACTGCAAACAGCCGTTCGAACATTTCAAAGAAATATAG
- a CDS encoding enoyl-CoA hydratase-related protein — translation MQTDATILTTTRNSVLTITLNRPESYNALNDSMKKELNEAFRQAEKDDDVRCIVLRGAGEKAFCSGQDLKERSTSHRSLKESLEKSYNPLIRKMRAIEKPVIGMINGVAAGAGLSIALACDMRIMAESAKLTEVFIRIGLVPDSGSHWFLPRLVGMAKAFEYAATGRDIDAVEAERVGLVNRVVASAELEKTVMDIAEKLAHAPTRSIGLIKRTLNKSLASDLDALLDYEAVIQELASRTEDHQEGVKAFLEKRKGVFKGK, via the coding sequence ATGCAAACCGATGCCACGATCCTCACGACAACTAGGAATTCCGTTCTTACGATCACCCTCAATCGGCCTGAAAGCTACAATGCGCTGAACGACTCGATGAAGAAGGAATTAAACGAGGCGTTCAGGCAGGCTGAGAAGGATGACGACGTTCGCTGCATTGTTCTGCGGGGCGCAGGGGAGAAGGCATTCTGTTCCGGCCAGGATCTGAAAGAGCGGAGCACTTCTCATCGTTCGCTCAAAGAATCGCTGGAGAAAAGCTATAATCCCCTCATCAGAAAAATGAGGGCGATCGAAAAACCGGTCATAGGAATGATCAACGGCGTCGCTGCCGGAGCCGGGCTCAGCATTGCGCTCGCCTGCGACATGCGCATTATGGCCGAATCAGCAAAGTTGACGGAGGTCTTCATCCGCATCGGGCTTGTCCCCGATTCGGGGTCTCACTGGTTTCTCCCGCGCCTCGTCGGAATGGCGAAGGCATTCGAGTATGCTGCCACGGGACGCGACATCGACGCCGTTGAAGCGGAAAGGGTCGGCCTGGTCAACCGGGTCGTCGCGTCAGCGGAATTGGAAAAGACCGTCATGGACATCGCGGAAAAACTTGCACATGCTCCGACGCGTTCGATCGGCCTCATCAAGCGGACGTTGAACAAATCACTCGCCAGCGATCTGGATGCTCTCTTGGATTATGAAGCCGTCATTCAGGAGCTCGCTTCTCGGACCGAAGATCATCAGGAAGGAGTCAAAGCCTTTTTGGAAAAAAGAAAGGGAGTGTTCAAGGGGAAGTAG
- a CDS encoding carboxypeptidase-like regulatory domain-containing protein produces MNRQSIVLKICIVCVVALMAGCKQNSSTPIEPQSLLTYQPKGTITGLIVNRITNVPVKGAVISVGYDGGVQSVTSDGAGAYSFANVPVGQYQIVNGTAVFSGTYTLTVSLVAYNAAQTDSSKKYRNYYYSNVTITFTSLASGDSAVSDMVGSALLQISYLNTTVTGQVVDQNQQPVANATVMLFDATVFPNVLIGQTTTSASGNYLFPAVDNGLTVVLKSRSSDGSLQGTLAAFTLPANAISDSLRSQVAAERLMITPVDNVNPFVIGLTPENNSDVSPNNLQVVYTFSEPIKQRAYTRTDLPLGSNTIIDDIKITYLGLKKTATAVTFSAQWNAGFTQLTITPQGIVGSAKYSVDLTAAFNSGNLTDNANLAVVNNPQIIGDFEAMQFTTNGASPVPAAPALTRRLIAGVLTNLDFGGGAVGLEWNYDASARSYNIYWSVDGGSFQLLQSDFTGIQFNTNSGSLVYPSAAVNPLRASSVQYLVRGVSKDLVEGPSSNIITVADVVKPQLLGTSSVAAAGGTNSWTYTLRFTEPLTISTAETIGNYSFGNTGGVVFTVNTANYLGFVGGSYVVQLGVTTSAALPVGYVIFVGNNVTDLAGNSIDQTANSKTF; encoded by the coding sequence ATGAACCGACAATCCATAGTGCTCAAGATTTGCATCGTGTGTGTTGTAGCGTTGATGGCGGGATGCAAACAAAATTCTTCAACACCGATCGAACCCCAGTCGCTCTTGACATATCAGCCGAAAGGTACGATCACCGGATTAATCGTAAATAGGATCACCAATGTGCCTGTAAAGGGGGCCGTTATTTCAGTGGGATACGACGGCGGTGTGCAGTCGGTCACCTCTGACGGAGCGGGGGCCTATTCATTTGCCAACGTGCCAGTCGGGCAATATCAGATCGTCAACGGGACCGCGGTTTTTTCGGGCACCTACACGCTCACCGTATCGCTTGTCGCCTATAACGCAGCGCAAACGGACAGCAGTAAAAAATACAGGAACTATTATTACAGTAACGTCACCATCACGTTCACCTCGCTCGCATCCGGGGATTCCGCCGTAAGCGACATGGTAGGAAGCGCACTTCTCCAGATTTCCTATCTCAATACGACGGTGACCGGTCAGGTTGTCGATCAGAATCAACAGCCGGTTGCCAATGCAACCGTGATGCTCTTTGACGCGACCGTTTTCCCCAACGTCTTGATCGGGCAAACGACAACCTCGGCTTCGGGGAATTATCTTTTTCCTGCCGTCGACAACGGACTGACGGTCGTCCTCAAATCGCGGAGCAGCGACGGCTCGCTCCAGGGAACGCTGGCTGCGTTCACGCTTCCTGCGAACGCCATCAGTGATTCGCTCCGTTCACAAGTCGCTGCAGAAAGGCTTATGATTACGCCGGTCGACAACGTCAATCCCTTTGTCATCGGACTGACTCCGGAGAATAATTCGGACGTCTCGCCCAACAACCTGCAAGTTGTCTATACCTTCTCCGAGCCGATCAAACAAAGGGCATATACGCGGACTGATTTGCCGCTCGGCAGCAACACGATCATCGATGATATCAAGATCACATATCTTGGATTAAAGAAAACTGCAACCGCCGTCACATTTTCGGCTCAGTGGAACGCCGGGTTTACACAGCTGACCATTACCCCTCAAGGGATCGTGGGGTCGGCAAAATACTCTGTGGATCTAACGGCGGCGTTCAACTCCGGCAACCTTACCGACAACGCTAACTTAGCGGTCGTTAACAATCCTCAGATCATCGGGGACTTCGAGGCGATGCAGTTCACAACGAACGGCGCGTCGCCGGTACCGGCAGCTCCCGCGCTTACACGGCGGCTCATTGCCGGGGTGTTGACCAACCTCGACTTCGGGGGCGGGGCCGTCGGCCTCGAGTGGAATTATGATGCCAGCGCGAGAAGCTACAATATTTACTGGAGCGTGGACGGCGGATCATTCCAGCTTCTTCAGTCGGATTTTACAGGAATTCAGTTCAACACCAATTCGGGGTCGCTTGTTTACCCGTCGGCTGCCGTCAATCCTTTGAGAGCGAGTTCCGTTCAGTATCTCGTTCGGGGTGTCAGCAAGGACCTTGTTGAGGGACCATCGAGCAACATCATAACGGTGGCAGATGTCGTGAAACCGCAACTCCTGGGCACCTCAAGCGTCGCTGCGGCGGGGGGAACGAATTCATGGACATATACCCTGCGCTTTACGGAACCTCTGACGATCTCCACGGCTGAAACGATCGGTAATTACTCCTTCGGGAACACCGGCGGCGTTGTGTTCACCGTAAACACCGCAAACTATCTCGGGTTTGTCGGCGGTTCTTACGTCGTTCAATTGGGAGTGACCACGAGCGCGGCGCTGCCTGTTGGATATGTGATCTTCGTAGGCAACAATGTCACGGATCTCGCCGGAAATAGCATTGACCAAACGGCGAACAGCAAGACCTTCTAA
- a CDS encoding enoyl-CoA hydratase-related protein, with protein MNLTTIILTKEQGYALIQFNRPDVLNAINMALMEELVSTLEELDKDHDVRCIILTGNEKAFAAGADIKEMADASAIDMLQRDQFARWDRIRKIKKPIIAAVSGFALGGGCELAMTCDIIVASESAKFGQPEINLGVIPGAGGTQRLTRAVGKYKAMEMVLTGSMITAEEAKQWGLVVKVVPNEYLVEEAKNLAKVIASKPAVAVRLGKEAVLKSFDTTVEGGLEFERKNFYMLFASDDQKEGMKAFVEKRKAEWKGK; from the coding sequence ATGAATCTCACCACCATTATTCTCACCAAAGAGCAGGGATATGCTCTCATTCAGTTCAATCGCCCCGACGTGTTGAACGCCATCAATATGGCGTTGATGGAAGAGCTGGTGTCGACGCTCGAAGAGCTGGATAAGGACCACGATGTTCGCTGCATCATTCTCACCGGGAATGAAAAAGCTTTCGCCGCCGGGGCGGACATCAAAGAAATGGCCGATGCGTCGGCGATTGACATGCTGCAGCGCGACCAGTTTGCGCGCTGGGACCGGATCCGAAAAATCAAGAAGCCGATCATTGCGGCGGTGAGCGGTTTTGCGCTCGGCGGCGGCTGCGAGCTCGCGATGACCTGCGACATCATCGTGGCATCGGAATCGGCAAAATTCGGCCAGCCGGAGATCAATCTCGGCGTCATTCCGGGAGCCGGCGGGACGCAGCGTCTGACGCGCGCCGTCGGAAAATACAAAGCGATGGAAATGGTGCTCACCGGATCGATGATCACTGCCGAGGAGGCGAAACAATGGGGGCTTGTCGTGAAGGTAGTGCCGAACGAGTACCTTGTCGAGGAAGCGAAAAATCTTGCCAAGGTCATCGCGTCCAAGCCGGCGGTTGCAGTGCGGCTCGGAAAAGAGGCAGTGCTGAAATCGTTCGATACGACGGTCGAGGGGGGGCTTGAGTTCGAACGGAAGAACTTTTACATGCTCTTTGCCAGCGACGACCAAAAAGAAGGAATGAAAGCGTTCGTGGAAAAAAGAAAGGCGGAATGGAAAGGGAAGTAA
- a CDS encoding enoyl-CoA hydratase/isomerase family protein, whose amino-acid sequence MKKYSPSPRNYNTILFAKSEFTVLITLNRPQVHNALNLEMLQELGDALQKAQWDDDVAVIVLTGAGTKAFCTGADIKEWNEDFLTKADDFYKWMGVFIETFERLRNIGKPTIARLNGMVVGGGNELQMSCDFAVAASDVVIKHVGTSRGSVAAAGGTQWLPIIIGDRRAREMLMLGKELKAKEAFAWGLINQVVPRRNLDKAVAAMAETLVNKLPECTRYTKEQLNFWRNFSWALTIGHAKDWLTVHTSAPEIVEGIRAFNEKRPIDYKKLRSRKK is encoded by the coding sequence ATGAAAAAATATTCCCCCTCCCCCAGGAACTACAACACGATTCTCTTCGCGAAATCGGAATTCACTGTGCTGATCACGTTGAATCGCCCGCAGGTCCACAACGCGCTCAATCTGGAGATGCTGCAAGAACTGGGCGATGCGCTGCAAAAAGCCCAATGGGACGACGACGTCGCTGTCATCGTTCTTACCGGAGCCGGCACAAAAGCATTTTGCACCGGTGCTGATATCAAGGAATGGAACGAGGATTTTCTGACGAAAGCGGACGATTTCTACAAGTGGATGGGGGTGTTCATCGAGACGTTCGAGCGGCTGCGCAACATCGGCAAGCCGACGATCGCACGGCTCAACGGCATGGTCGTCGGCGGCGGAAATGAACTGCAGATGTCCTGCGATTTTGCGGTCGCCGCGTCGGACGTTGTGATCAAGCACGTCGGCACCTCGCGGGGCAGTGTCGCTGCGGCCGGAGGGACGCAATGGCTGCCGATCATTATCGGCGACCGCCGGGCACGCGAAATGCTGATGCTCGGGAAAGAACTGAAAGCGAAAGAGGCGTTTGCCTGGGGGTTGATCAATCAGGTCGTGCCCCGAAGAAACCTTGACAAAGCGGTTGCAGCGATGGCCGAAACCCTTGTGAATAAACTCCCCGAATGCACCCGCTACACCAAAGAGCAGCTGAACTTCTGGCGGAATTTTTCCTGGGCGCTCACTATCGGCCATGCGAAAGACTGGCTTACCGTCCATACGTCGGCGCCGGAAATCGTCGAGGGGATAAGAGCGTTCAACGAAAAGAGACCGATAGACTACAAAAAGCTTCGTTCGCGGAAGAAATAA
- a CDS encoding EthD family reductase codes for MVKLIALYKKPDDVASFDKHYAEIHAPLVKKLPGLRHMELAKITGSAIGETPEYLLCEMYFDTRDALDAALASPAGRAAGKDLMGFAAKYVTLMYADVTSRENIKTFED; via the coding sequence ATGGTCAAACTCATCGCTCTCTATAAAAAGCCGGACGACGTTGCCTCGTTCGACAAGCATTACGCGGAAATCCATGCTCCGTTGGTGAAGAAACTCCCCGGCCTGCGCCACATGGAACTCGCGAAGATCACCGGCTCTGCCATCGGCGAGACGCCGGAGTATCTCTTGTGTGAGATGTATTTTGACACGCGCGATGCGCTCGATGCAGCCCTGGCGTCGCCGGCAGGGAGGGCAGCGGGCAAAGACCTGATGGGATTCGCCGCGAAGTATGTTACGCTCATGTACGCCGACGTGACATCCCGCGAAAACATCAAAACATTCGAGGATTGA
- a CDS encoding DUF2723 domain-containing protein translates to MTSLLEHKHRDHLAAGILWAAVFIVYLLTIAKTVGFIDSGELATVPYILGIAHPTGYPLWTLVTHIFSHLPIAQEEIVRLNIFCALAASSAAAIFFYAMLLLLRRAKAANNDGEAVIPAAFSALVLAFSQTFWDQATSIEVYAFHLLLISTTLLVFLRAVFSFVDEHVVDQRKWLLFGYVLGLSFTNHLTTLLLAPGFIFLYFAAFGFSREGIRQLFILAIPFAAGLSVYIYFPVRAVQQPVLDWGYPATLERILWHVSGKQYQVWMFSSTAVAAKQWNHFLSSAPVQFYYLPLLFSLFGAIRLLIQERRIFAFILLLFGGCIAYTVNYDIHDIDSYFLLAYTALAMFAGFGAREAWLLLKKRGGKAVFAVILLIIAAAELGANWNDVDASSDDLVRDYTSTILSNLKPHAIILSYQWDYFVSASYYFQYVKHEHTDVTVIDKELLRRSWYAMQMEKDHPILYEKSRSEIGGFLRAVYRFEHDEPYDPAVIEASYNRMIDSFVDHNIDSVPVYVTSEIEPHLASHFRRVPEGLAFRLYRDSAYHPVEFPVIFHHPSRKKDVYTQQIQLMYVKMLMQRAMYEEAFHKNDVAQQYAKKAYEIKATIAVGNTPE, encoded by the coding sequence ATGACCTCACTTCTTGAACATAAGCATCGGGACCACCTTGCTGCCGGAATTCTCTGGGCGGCCGTGTTCATCGTCTATCTCCTGACCATCGCGAAAACTGTCGGTTTTATCGACAGCGGGGAACTCGCTACCGTGCCGTATATTCTCGGCATCGCGCACCCGACCGGCTATCCGTTGTGGACGCTCGTGACTCACATCTTCTCTCATCTCCCGATCGCCCAGGAAGAAATTGTCCGGTTAAATATATTTTGTGCTCTCGCGGCTTCTTCGGCGGCTGCCATATTTTTTTACGCGATGCTCCTCCTGCTGCGGCGTGCGAAAGCGGCGAACAATGACGGAGAAGCCGTCATTCCGGCTGCATTCTCGGCCCTTGTCCTTGCATTCTCTCAAACATTCTGGGACCAGGCAACATCGATCGAGGTCTATGCTTTTCATCTGCTGCTCATCAGCACGACATTGCTTGTATTTCTCCGCGCGGTCTTCAGTTTTGTCGATGAGCACGTTGTCGACCAGCGCAAGTGGCTCCTCTTCGGGTATGTCCTGGGGCTGAGCTTTACGAACCATCTCACGACACTTCTTCTTGCCCCGGGATTTATTTTCCTGTACTTCGCGGCGTTCGGATTTTCAAGGGAGGGGATACGGCAGCTTTTTATTCTCGCCATTCCGTTCGCTGCCGGACTTTCTGTTTATATTTATTTTCCCGTCAGAGCGGTGCAGCAGCCGGTGCTGGACTGGGGATATCCCGCAACCCTTGAACGGATCCTGTGGCATGTCTCCGGTAAACAATACCAGGTGTGGATGTTTTCTTCGACAGCCGTAGCGGCAAAACAATGGAATCATTTTCTCAGCTCCGCCCCGGTTCAATTCTATTATCTCCCGCTCCTCTTTTCGCTTTTCGGTGCAATACGGCTGCTGATTCAGGAACGGCGCATCTTTGCGTTCATCCTCCTTCTTTTCGGCGGATGCATCGCATACACCGTCAACTACGATATCCACGATATTGACTCGTACTTTCTTCTTGCGTACACGGCATTGGCGATGTTCGCAGGATTCGGAGCCCGTGAAGCATGGCTCCTCTTAAAAAAGAGGGGCGGGAAGGCTGTTTTCGCAGTCATTCTTCTCATCATCGCCGCTGCGGAGCTGGGCGCAAATTGGAACGATGTCGATGCGAGCAGCGACGACCTTGTACGGGATTATACCTCAACGATCCTTTCAAACCTTAAACCGCACGCGATCATTCTTTCTTACCAATGGGATTATTTCGTCTCTGCATCATACTATTTCCAATACGTCAAACACGAGCACACCGATGTTACGGTTATCGACAAAGAACTGCTGCGCCGTTCATGGTATGCCATGCAGATGGAAAAAGACCATCCCATTTTATACGAAAAATCGAGATCGGAGATCGGAGGGTTCCTTAGAGCAGTGTATAGGTTTGAGCACGATGAGCCGTACGACCCTGCGGTGATCGAGGCCAGCTACAACAGAATGATCGACAGCTTCGTCGACCACAATATCGACAGCGTGCCTGTGTATGTTACCAGCGAGATCGAACCCCATCTCGCATCGCACTTTCGACGCGTCCCCGAAGGCCTGGCCTTCCGGCTTTACCGGGACTCAGCGTATCACCCGGTTGAATTCCCGGTGATCTTCCATCATCCATCGCGTAAAAAAGACGTGTACACTCAGCAGATCCAACTGATGTACGTCAAAATGCTGATGCAGAGAGCGATGTACGAAGAAGCGTTCCATAAGAACGACGTTGCGCAGCAGTATGCGAAGAAGGCGTATGAAATTAAGGCCACCATCGCCGTTGGAAATACCCCTGAATGA
- a CDS encoding ammonium transporter, whose product MRRFSVVTLLLLLFLLPASVPAQNQQAPPIPKIDAGDTAWMLVSTALVMLMTPGLALFYGGMVRRKNVLGTVMQSFIALGVVSVQWVLFGYSLAFSPDIGHVIGGLQWACLRGVGLEPNPDYAATVPHQLFMVFQMMFAVITPALITGAFAERFRFKTYLVFLILWSTFVYAPIAHWVWGTGGWIHNLGALDFAGGLVVHISSGVSALVAAMIIGKRRGHSGELMPPHNLTLTLLGAALLWFGWFGFNGGSALGSGALAASAFIATHLAAAAATLSWTFVEWWHRGKPTVLGAASGAVAGLVAITPASGFVGPMSALAIGILAGMVCYYAVGMKTRLGYDDSLDAVGVHGVGGTLGALATGLFASKAINAAGSDGLFFGNAALIGTQAVSVGAALVYSFVVTWIILKVLDATMGVRVKDVEEMEGLDLSQHGETGYSF is encoded by the coding sequence ATGAGACGTTTTTCCGTGGTGACGCTGCTTCTGCTGCTTTTCCTGCTCCCGGCTTCGGTCCCTGCCCAAAATCAACAAGCTCCCCCCATCCCTAAAATTGATGCCGGCGACACGGCGTGGATGCTCGTCTCGACAGCGCTTGTCATGCTGATGACGCCGGGCCTTGCTCTTTTTTACGGCGGCATGGTGAGACGAAAGAATGTTCTCGGCACCGTCATGCAAAGCTTTATTGCGCTCGGGGTTGTATCGGTGCAGTGGGTTTTGTTCGGATACAGCCTGGCGTTCAGCCCGGATATCGGCCATGTCATCGGCGGACTTCAATGGGCATGTCTGCGGGGAGTGGGACTTGAGCCGAATCCCGACTACGCCGCGACGGTGCCGCATCAATTGTTCATGGTGTTCCAGATGATGTTTGCGGTCATCACTCCTGCGCTCATCACCGGCGCGTTCGCTGAACGGTTCAGGTTCAAAACGTATCTCGTATTTCTTATCCTCTGGTCCACCTTTGTCTATGCGCCGATTGCCCATTGGGTATGGGGAACGGGGGGATGGATCCACAACCTTGGGGCTCTCGATTTCGCCGGCGGACTTGTGGTCCACATCAGTTCCGGTGTTTCGGCGCTCGTTGCTGCGATGATCATCGGGAAGCGGCGCGGGCATTCCGGCGAGCTGATGCCGCCGCACAATTTGACGTTGACCCTTCTCGGCGCAGCTCTTCTTTGGTTCGGATGGTTCGGATTCAACGGCGGGAGCGCCCTTGGTTCCGGCGCTCTTGCAGCTTCTGCGTTCATTGCCACGCACCTTGCCGCCGCTGCTGCAACGCTTTCGTGGACATTTGTGGAATGGTGGCATCGCGGCAAGCCGACCGTTCTCGGCGCGGCGTCGGGAGCCGTTGCCGGCCTCGTTGCGATAACGCCGGCGTCAGGATTCGTCGGTCCGATGTCTGCGCTCGCCATAGGAATCCTCGCCGGAATGGTCTGTTACTACGCCGTCGGCATGAAGACAAGGCTCGGGTACGATGATTCGCTCGATGCGGTCGGAGTGCACGGCGTCGGAGGAACGCTGGGGGCTCTCGCGACCGGATTGTTTGCTTCCAAAGCGATCAATGCGGCGGGAAGCGACGGATTATTTTTCGGCAATGCCGCGCTCATCGGGACGCAAGCCGTGAGCGTCGGAGCGGCGCTTGTCTATTCATTTGTCGTAACGTGGATCATCTTGAAGGTGCTTGATGCCACGATGGGTGTCCGGGTAAAGGACGTTGAGGAAATGGAAGGGCTGGATTTGAGTCAGCACGGAGAGACCGGGTATTCGTTCTAA
- the dgt gene encoding dNTP triphosphohydrolase yields MENRFYNDFDTLCLTKRRTPDYRSPFETDRDRIIHTSAFRRLQAKTQVFLSGEYDFYRTRLTHSLEVAQIGRSICKFLRHNSPLLSPEFTIDSNLVEAICLSHDLGHPPFGHSGERTLNELMKPYGGFEGNAQTLRLITETIYSSGGTRQGMNPTRAFLDGILKYKVPNGEFENPENHFIYDEQRNFVEFVFDGTLAAGDFPDRKMLNSFRSIECQIMDWSDDAAYSLNDLADGIHSGIINKEKIEQWGSERTLSAVQSRSLEQILAAITAKKLEKTVAGKIGEFIQACSLSEWKNFMSGKTNRYRFQLRIDSAVLQEAELYKRISVDLVFRSPQLHQLEHKGGYILKKIFTAFQENYLQKANSKTNLLPHDTEQRVRAAAAPGERMRLLCDHIAGMTDGFAVRTYKRLFDAEFGSLADLV; encoded by the coding sequence ATGGAAAACAGGTTTTACAACGATTTCGACACGCTCTGCCTCACGAAGCGGCGGACGCCGGATTATCGATCGCCGTTCGAAACGGACCGGGACAGGATCATCCACACTTCCGCATTCCGGCGGCTGCAGGCGAAAACACAGGTCTTCCTTTCCGGCGAATACGATTTCTACAGGACCCGCCTGACGCACTCGCTCGAGGTGGCGCAGATCGGACGTTCGATCTGCAAGTTCCTCCGGCACAACAGCCCGCTCCTTTCCCCGGAATTCACGATCGATTCGAACCTCGTCGAAGCCATCTGCCTCTCGCACGACCTCGGGCATCCTCCGTTCGGACATTCCGGTGAACGAACGTTGAACGAGTTGATGAAGCCGTACGGCGGCTTCGAAGGGAACGCACAGACACTGCGCTTGATCACTGAAACGATCTATTCCTCCGGCGGCACCCGCCAGGGAATGAATCCGACACGGGCATTCCTCGACGGCATCCTGAAATACAAAGTCCCTAATGGAGAGTTTGAAAACCCGGAGAACCATTTTATTTACGACGAGCAGCGGAATTTTGTCGAATTCGTTTTCGACGGAACACTGGCCGCCGGGGATTTCCCTGACCGTAAAATGCTGAACTCCTTCAGAAGCATCGAATGCCAGATCATGGACTGGTCGGACGATGCGGCTTATTCGCTCAACGACCTCGCGGATGGGATCCATTCCGGCATCATCAATAAAGAGAAGATCGAACAATGGGGATCGGAACGAACGTTGTCGGCTGTTCAAAGCCGTTCGCTCGAGCAGATTCTCGCTGCTATCACCGCAAAGAAGCTGGAAAAGACCGTCGCCGGGAAGATCGGGGAGTTTATTCAGGCGTGCAGTTTGAGCGAGTGGAAAAACTTTATGAGCGGGAAAACGAACAGGTACCGTTTTCAACTGCGTATCGACAGTGCCGTCCTTCAGGAAGCCGAGCTCTATAAAAGAATATCGGTCGACCTCGTCTTCCGATCGCCGCAGCTTCACCAGCTCGAGCACAAAGGGGGATACATCCTGAAGAAGATCTTCACCGCATTCCAGGAGAACTATCTGCAAAAGGCCAATTCGAAGACCAACCTACTGCCGCACGACACCGAGCAGCGTGTGCGCGCTGCAGCGGCGCCGGGCGAGCGGATGCGCTTGTTGTGCGACCACATTGCCGGAATGACCGACGGTTTCGCGGTCCGGACGTACAAGCGGCTGTTCGACGCCGAATTCGGATCGCTGGCGGACCTGGTCTGA
- a CDS encoding c-type cytochrome, protein MKKILKWIGIVAACLIVIGFLAFLYLIPPFDLLPREAFSGPHAEAVASSLENISDPAERVIAERGKYIMSYSDCSDCHTPQGDQGPNWSEFLAGGAKFELNHAGTSYSRNLTPDPETGLANRSDEDVKRVLRSGIFHDGRYFQTTVMPWPGFSNMNEEDRHALVVYLRHVKPVRHKVPEWSPNSSDALYLFYPYDYADQGAAK, encoded by the coding sequence ATGAAGAAGATATTGAAATGGATCGGTATTGTCGCCGCGTGTTTGATCGTGATAGGGTTTCTCGCGTTCCTGTATCTCATTCCTCCGTTCGATCTTCTGCCGCGGGAAGCGTTTTCAGGTCCCCACGCCGAAGCGGTCGCCTCATCCCTTGAAAACATCAGCGATCCCGCCGAACGAGTGATCGCCGAACGGGGAAAATATATCATGTCATATTCCGACTGCAGCGACTGCCATACGCCGCAGGGGGACCAGGGGCCGAACTGGAGTGAATTTCTTGCCGGCGGGGCGAAGTTTGAGTTGAACCACGCCGGCACTTCATACTCGCGCAACCTGACGCCGGACCCGGAGACAGGCCTTGCGAACAGGTCGGATGAGGATGTCAAGCGTGTCCTGCGCAGCGGCATTTTTCATGACGGAAGATATTTCCAAACGACGGTCATGCCGTGGCCGGGCTTCTCAAATATGAACGAAGAGGACCGCCATGCCCTCGTCGTCTACCTTCGCCATGTCAAGCCGGTGAGACACAAGGTGCCGGAATGGTCCCCAAACAGCTCCGACGCGTTGTATCTGTTTTATCCGTATGACTATGCCGACCAAGGAGCGGCGAAATAA